Proteins from a single region of Planktothrix tepida PCC 9214:
- a CDS encoding CHAT domain-containing protein, with amino-acid sequence MNEQRFNAYLTLIQNLLACPNGEQPQILQKNQDLLDQDFLQVLFAVSSQLQEDGRQEEAEYLINLAEKLSAWLGNRNFSEDYYNFLIEVLQAISDSRGNPQVVYPLFQQNLDKLDENLANILTNWATATFKEVSRETAYNIAADICNFANLIQQFPLGNRKKNLEISIATYQVALETYTRAAFPKQWATIQNNLATAYFDRIKGEKADNIERAIAAYQAALEIRTREACPEEWAMTQNNLAAAYSDRIKGEKADNIEQAIAAYQAALEILTRKAFSKQWATVKNNLATAYKDRIRGEKADNIEQAITTFKATLEIYTREACPEEWAMTQNNLALAYNDRIKGEKADNIEQAITAFQSALEIYTCAAFPYEWARTQNNLAIAYLDRIKGEKADNIEQAITASQSALEIRTREACSEDWAMTQNNLAAAYWNRIKGEKADNIEQAIAAFQSALEIYTRAAFPYEWARTQNNLALAYNDRIKGEKADNIEQAIAAFQAALEIYTREAFPQDWARTQNNIAIGYSNRIKGEKAGNIEQAITAYKVALEIYTREAFPEDWAMTQNNLALAYNDRIKGEKADNIEQVIATFKATLEIYAREAFPEQWATTQNNLALAYWNRIKGEKADNIERAIVGSQAALEIYTREAFPEQWAMTQNSLAAAYSDRIKGEKADNIKRAIKGFRLALEIRTPEAFPLDCLQSGNNLGNTAFNAELWEIAIEGYRKAIGAVEISRSWAITDERRQEIIAQAVGVYHNIVQCYINLDQVDKAIEYAERSRSKRLVDLMASNDLYADGKISPEVQKYLQDYDLLQQRIDQERERLRREFDGNKTLVESVSRQHQREAVEFSKDTIEQLEEEKQQLWEQIRSRDPVLSRQIKVEPLDFTIIQGLIETPKTAILNFYTTTNQTHIFILYQNKPPQLHTCENLSYRKLRELGVDEWLIPYLESNQVWEAKMGDFLQNLAEQLNLNTLINTYLSGIEELIIIPHMFWHQIPFAALPLTDASESSSSQQPGGIRQIFNSFLRLEKPQNQTTHSDNVPVSTVQENSKYLGDKFRLRYVPSCQILKFCQERPPLNLSHYGTVENPDGTLPGASYEGEKIAQLYKIPDDNRLKGREQGTVKNYRNLLEKVQVFHSSHHASCDLDSPLESRLILADGTITLGQIMTPGWRLPQLSDIFLSCCETNLGVAEVTDDILTLSTGFLCAGARNVVSTLWAVNDLATALFSIFYYRNRKQGHNRSVSLQMAQVKLRGLTKKTLKNQYHDELEARFTQQFNQANAQRQQAKAERDKQSKGTPEYEQCQKEYQYWNRIATKNFNAQESLKDFCNQEYPFDHPVYWAGFICSGLT; translated from the coding sequence ATGAACGAACAACGCTTCAACGCCTATCTGACTTTAATTCAAAATCTCCTCGCCTGTCCTAATGGCGAACAACCCCAAATTTTACAGAAAAATCAAGACTTACTGGATCAAGATTTCCTACAGGTTTTATTCGCAGTATCTTCACAATTGCAGGAAGACGGAAGACAAGAGGAAGCAGAATATTTAATCAATTTAGCAGAAAAATTATCAGCTTGGCTTGGGAACAGGAACTTCTCGGAAGATTATTATAATTTTTTAATAGAAGTTTTGCAAGCAATTTCAGATAGTCGAGGAAATCCTCAAGTTGTTTATCCCCTATTTCAACAAAACCTCGATAAACTCGATGAAAATTTAGCCAATATTTTGACAAACTGGGCAACAGCTACATTTAAAGAAGTTTCTAGGGAAACGGCTTACAACATTGCAGCAGATATTTGCAATTTTGCGAATTTAATCCAACAGTTTCCTCTAGGAAACCGCAAGAAAAATTTAGAGATTAGTATCGCCACCTATCAAGTGGCTTTAGAAACTTATACTCGTGCAGCTTTTCCTAAACAATGGGCAACCATTCAAAATAATCTGGCTACTGCCTATTTTGATAGAATTAAAGGGGAAAAAGCTGATAATATCGAAAGGGCAATCGCCGCCTACCAAGCTGCTTTAGAAATTAGAACTCGTGAAGCTTGTCCTGAAGAATGGGCAATGACTCAAAATAATCTGGCTGCTGCCTATTCTGATAGAATCAAAGGGGAAAAAGCTGATAATATTGAACAGGCAATCGCCGCCTACCAAGCTGCTTTAGAAATTTTAACCCGTAAAGCTTTTTCTAAACAATGGGCAACGGTTAAAAATAATCTGGCTACTGCCTATAAGGATCGAATCAGAGGGGAAAAAGCTGATAATATTGAACAAGCAATCACCACTTTTAAAGCGACTTTAGAAATTTATACCCGTGAAGCTTGTCCTGAAGAATGGGCAATGACTCAAAATAATCTAGCTCTTGCCTATAATGATAGAATCAAAGGGGAGAAAGCTGATAATATTGAACAGGCGATCACAGCATTCCAATCGGCTTTAGAAATTTATACCTGTGCAGCATTTCCTTATGAATGGGCAAGGACTCAAAATAATCTAGCTATTGCCTATTTGGATAGAATCAAAGGGGAAAAAGCCGATAATATTGAACAGGCGATCACAGCATCCCAATCGGCTTTAGAAATTAGAACCCGTGAAGCTTGTTCTGAAGATTGGGCAATGACTCAAAATAATCTAGCCGCTGCCTATTGGAATAGAATCAAAGGGGAGAAAGCTGATAATATTGAACAGGCGATCGCAGCATTTCAATCGGCTTTAGAAATTTATACTCGTGCAGCATTTCCTTATGAATGGGCAAGAACTCAAAATAATCTGGCTCTTGCCTATAATGATAGAATCAAAGGGGAAAAAGCTGATAATATTGAACAGGCAATCGCAGCATTTCAAGCTGCTTTAGAAATTTATACTCGTGAAGCTTTTCCTCAAGATTGGGCAAGGACTCAAAATAATATAGCTATTGGCTATTCTAATCGAATCAAAGGGGAAAAAGCTGGGAATATTGAACAGGCGATCACAGCCTATAAAGTTGCTTTAGAAATTTATACTCGTGAAGCTTTTCCTGAAGATTGGGCAATGACTCAAAATAATCTAGCTCTTGCCTATAATGATAGAATCAAAGGGGAAAAAGCTGATAATATTGAACAAGTGATCGCCACTTTTAAAGCGACTTTAGAAATTTATGCCCGTGAGGCTTTTCCTGAACAATGGGCAACCACTCAAAATAATCTAGCTCTTGCCTATTGGAATAGAATCAAAGGGGAAAAAGCTGATAATATTGAACGGGCAATCGTTGGCTCCCAAGCTGCTTTAGAAATTTATACCCGTGAAGCTTTTCCTGAACAATGGGCAATGACTCAAAATAGTCTGGCTGCTGCCTATTCTGATAGAATCAAAGGGGAAAAAGCTGATAATATTAAACGGGCGATTAAAGGGTTTCGGTTAGCATTAGAAATTAGAACACCGGAAGCGTTTCCTTTAGATTGTTTACAGTCGGGTAATAATTTAGGAAATACGGCGTTTAATGCGGAGTTGTGGGAGATTGCTATAGAAGGATATAGAAAGGCAATAGGAGCAGTCGAAATTAGTCGCAGTTGGGCGATAACGGATGAACGAAGACAGGAAATTATAGCGCAAGCGGTGGGAGTTTATCATAATATTGTCCAGTGTTATATTAATCTCGATCAAGTTGATAAAGCCATTGAATATGCAGAACGTTCTCGATCTAAACGGTTAGTGGATTTAATGGCAAGTAATGACCTTTATGCTGACGGTAAAATTTCCCCAGAAGTGCAGAAGTATTTGCAAGATTATGATCTTCTGCAACAACGGATTGATCAAGAACGGGAACGTTTACGGCGAGAATTTGATGGGAATAAAACCTTAGTAGAAAGTGTCAGTCGTCAGCACCAGCGAGAAGCAGTTGAATTCAGTAAAGACACGATTGAACAATTAGAAGAGGAAAAACAGCAACTCTGGGAACAAATTCGCAGTCGTGATCCGGTGTTATCAAGACAAATTAAAGTCGAGCCTCTGGATTTTACCATAATTCAAGGTTTAATTGAAACGCCCAAAACCGCGATTCTAAATTTCTACACCACCACCAACCAAACCCACATTTTTATCCTCTATCAAAACAAACCGCCCCAACTCCATACCTGCGAGAATTTAAGTTATAGAAAATTACGAGAATTAGGGGTTGACGAGTGGTTAATTCCCTATTTAGAATCCAATCAAGTCTGGGAAGCAAAAATGGGCGATTTCTTACAAAATCTAGCCGAACAGTTAAACCTCAACACCTTAATTAACACCTATCTTTCTGGTATTGAAGAATTAATTATTATTCCCCATATGTTTTGGCATCAAATTCCCTTTGCTGCGTTACCTTTAACCGATGCTTCTGAGTCTTCATCCTCTCAACAACCTGGAGGAATACGTCAAATTTTTAACTCGTTTCTGCGACTAGAAAAACCCCAAAATCAAACCACCCATAGCGATAATGTTCCGGTATCAACTGTTCAAGAAAATTCTAAATATTTGGGAGATAAATTCCGCCTGCGTTATGTTCCCAGTTGCCAAATCTTGAAATTCTGTCAAGAACGACCCCCACTCAATCTATCACATTATGGAACCGTTGAAAACCCCGACGGCACGCTTCCGGGTGCAAGTTATGAAGGAGAAAAAATTGCTCAACTTTATAAGATTCCCGATGATAACCGTTTAAAAGGTCGAGAACAAGGAACGGTTAAAAACTACCGCAACCTGTTAGAAAAAGTTCAGGTATTCCATTCTAGTCATCATGCGTCGTGCGATTTAGATAGTCCCTTAGAATCTCGATTAATCTTAGCCGATGGTACAATTACATTAGGGCAAATCATGACCCCCGGTTGGCGACTTCCCCAGTTATCGGATATTTTTCTATCCTGTTGCGAAACCAATCTAGGGGTTGCCGAAGTCACCGATGATATTCTAACGTTATCAACAGGTTTCCTCTGTGCTGGGGCGCGAAATGTCGTGAGTACGTTATGGGCAGTTAATGACTTAGCAACGGCGTTATTTTCTATCTTCTATTATAGAAATCGTAAACAGGGTCATAACCGTTCAGTCTCTTTACAAATGGCTCAGGTTAAGTTAAGAGGGTTAACGAAAAAAACGTTAAAAAATCAATATCATGACGAGTTAGAAGCTCGTTTTACTCAACAGTTTAACCAAGCTAACGCCCAAAGACAACAAGCTAAGGCAGAGCGAGATAAACAATCAAAAGGAACCCCAGAATATGAACAATGCCAGAAAGAATATCAATATTGGAATCGAATTGCAACTAAAAATTTTAATGCTCAAGAAAGTTTAAAAGATTTTTGTAATCAAGAATATCCCTTTGATCATCCGGTTTATTGGGCGGGTTTCATTTGTTCAGGATTAACATAA